One Chanodichthys erythropterus isolate Z2021 chromosome 22, ASM2448905v1, whole genome shotgun sequence DNA window includes the following coding sequences:
- the ankrd46a gene encoding ankyrin repeat domain-containing protein 46 — MSYVFINDSLQTTVPLLQACIDGDLAHTKRLLESGFDPNTRDCRGRTGLHLAAARGNVEICCLLHKFGADLLATDSQGNTALHMCGHVDTIQFLVSNGLKIDICNHNGATPLVLAKRRGVNKDALHLLEGLEEQEVKGFNRSSHSSLEKMHMAENESAMESHSLLNPHLHNSDGVLSSFRTTWQEFVEDLGFWRVLLLLLVIALLSLGIAYYVSGVLPFASNQLELVH, encoded by the exons ATGTCCTACGTCTTCATCAATGACTCCCTGCAGACCACCGTGCCGCTGCTGCAGGCCTGTATCGACGGTGATCTCGCTCACACTAAACGACTCCTGGAGTCCGGATTCGACCCAAACACCCGGGACTGCCGTGGACGGACCGGACTGCACCTGGCTGCCGCGCGGGGAAACGTAGAGATCTGCTGTCTGCTGCACAAGTTCGGTGCTGATCTGTTGGCCACTGACTCGCAGGGCAACACGGCACTGCACATGTGTGGGCATGTGGACACCATCCAGTTCCTGGTGTCCAACGGCCTCAAGATTGACATCTG CAATCACAACGGAGCCACTCCTCTGGTGCTGGCCAAGAGACGTGGCGTGAACAAGGACGCGCTCCATCTGCTGGAGGGGCTGGAGGAACAGGAAGTCAAGGGCTTCAACCGCAGCTCCCACTCCAGTCTGGAGAAGATGCACATGGCTGAGAATGAAAG TGCCATGGAGAGCCACTCTCTTCTCAACCCGCACTTACACAACAGCGACGGCGTGTTGTCCAGCTTCCGTACCACATGGCAGGAGTTTGTGGAGGATCTTGGTTTCTGGCGAGTGCTCTTGCTGCTCCTCGTCATCGCTCTGCTCTCGCTCGGCATCGCGTATTATGTCAGCGGAGTCCTACCCTTCGCATCTAACCAGCTGGAACTCGTGCACTGA
- the tmem185 gene encoding transmembrane protein 185-like: protein MNLRGVFQDFNPSKFLIYACLLLFSVLLSLRLDGIIQWSYWAVFAPIWLWKLMVIIGASVGTGVWAHNPQYRAEGETCVEFKAMLIAVGIHLLLLTFEVLVCNGVEHGTRYWLLVFMPLFFVSPISVAACVWGFRHDRSLELEILCSVNILQFIFIALRLDKIILWPWLVVCVPLWILMSFLCLVVLYYIVWSVLFLRSMDVIAEQRRTHITMAISWMTIVVPLLTFEILLVHKLDGHYDSNYVPVFVPLWVSLLTLMVTTFGQKGGNHWWFGIRKDFCQFLLELFPFLREYGNISYDLHHEDSEVSEELPIHEVPKIPPMFRKKTGVVITQSPGKYFVPPPKLCIDMPD, encoded by the exons ATGAATCTACGAGGCGTTTTTCAAGATTTCAATCCTAG TAAGTTCCTGATCTACGCGTGTCTGCTGCTCTTCTCTGTGCTGCTGTCGCTGAGGTTGGATGGCATCATCCAGTGGAGCTACTGGGCTGTGTTTGCGCCCATCTGGCTCTGGAAACTCATGGTCATCATAGGGGCTTCCGTGGGCACTGGAGTCTGGGCTCACAACCCACAGTACAG GGCCGAGGGGGAGACCTGCGTGGAGTTTAAGGCCATGCTGATTGCTGTGGGGATCCACCTGCTCCTGCTCACCTTCGAGGTGCTGGTGTGTAACGGTGTGGAACACGGTACACGCTACTGGCTCTTGGTCTTCATGCCGCTCTTCTTCGTCTCGCCCATCTCAGTGGCGGCGTGTGTGTGGGGATTCAGGCACGACCGCTCGCTTGAG CTGGAGATTCTGTGCTCTGTTAATATTCTTCAGTTCATCTTCATAGCTTTGAGACTGGATAAGATCATCCTCTGGCCGTGGTTG GTGGTGTGCGTTCCGCTGTGGATTCTCATGTCCTTCCTGTGTCTGGTGGTGCTCTATTACATTGTCTGGTCTGTGCTCTTCCTGCGCTCCATGGATGTCATTGCCGAGCAGCGCCGTACACACATCACCATGGCAATCAGCTGGATGACCATAGTTGTGCCCCTGCTTACCTTTGAG attCTTCTCGTTCACAAGCTGGACGGCCATTATGACTCCAACTACGTCCCGGTGTTTGTTCCACTCTGGGTTTCTTTGCTGACTCTAATGGTGACCACGTTTGGCCAAAAAGGGGGGAATCACT GGTGGTTTGGCATTCGCAAAGACTTCTGCCAGTTTCTCCTTGAACTTTTCCCCTTCCTGAGGGAATATGGCAACATATCCTACGACTTGCACCATGAGGACTCCGAGGTGTCTGAGGAATTGCCCATCCACGAGGTGCCTAAGATCCCTCCCATGTTTCGTAAGAAGACGGGCGTAGTGATTACCCAAAGTCCTGGCAAGTACTTTGTGCCTCCACCCAAACTTTGCATCGACATGCCAGACTAA